From Neobacillus sp. PS2-9, the proteins below share one genomic window:
- a CDS encoding chemotaxis protein CheA, translating to MDLNNYLEMFIEESKEHLQSINDELLKLESDSTNTAIVNEIFRSAHTLKGMAGSMGFDDLASLTHEMENVLDLLRNSKLTITSEIMDVIFKCVDLIERMVDSIESGGDGKENVTEVVTQLKKIQNPNHTELVSASREVAATAEFVLDEFQATVISEATKSGMNIYQIKVSLDTNCVMKSIRAYLVFQAAEELGELIQTIPTVEQIEEEKFEDSFTLLMLSERSSQEIHAALINVSEVREVIVDERTGIENPEMANSSATVESEKVESVNRQQNKEDSNVAKKKQRSKSIRVDIDKLDQLMNLFSELIIDRGRLDQIARKSQLSELTETVEHMTRISTDLQGLILNMRMVQVEQVFNRFPRMIRDLAKELNKKVQLVIEGSETELDRTVIDEIGDPLVHLLRNALDHGLETAEERAATNKVEEGTISLKAYQSGNHVFIEVSDDGKGINREKVLNKAIERAVVSEAEAKTLTDQQVYSLLFSSGFSTADKISDISGRGVGLDVVKTKIESLGGLITIDSTPGNGSVFHIQLPLTLSIIYAMLVKVEEETFAIPFNSIVEITTADENQVTTLQGQKVIQFRGQVVPLVFLNEVLQVPPTNASVDKQQQFIVIVRKGNQSRGIVIDSVVGQQEIVLKSLGGYLTNLPVISGATILGNGQVALIIDSNQFF from the coding sequence ATGGATTTAAATAATTATTTAGAGATGTTTATCGAAGAATCAAAAGAACATTTACAGTCAATTAATGACGAACTTTTAAAGCTTGAATCAGATTCAACGAATACAGCTATTGTAAACGAAATATTTCGTTCTGCCCACACACTTAAAGGGATGGCTGGCTCAATGGGTTTTGATGACCTTGCCTCATTAACGCACGAAATGGAAAATGTCCTGGATCTTCTTCGTAATTCTAAATTAACGATTACTTCAGAAATAATGGACGTTATTTTTAAATGTGTAGATTTAATAGAAAGAATGGTTGACAGTATTGAGTCGGGTGGAGATGGAAAAGAAAACGTCACAGAAGTTGTGACTCAATTAAAAAAAATCCAAAATCCAAATCACACAGAACTTGTCAGTGCTTCACGTGAGGTAGCCGCCACTGCAGAATTTGTACTGGATGAGTTTCAAGCAACAGTCATAAGTGAAGCTACGAAATCTGGAATGAATATATATCAGATTAAAGTATCACTTGATACTAACTGTGTAATGAAATCAATTAGAGCTTATTTAGTTTTTCAGGCTGCTGAAGAATTAGGGGAGTTAATTCAAACCATCCCAACTGTAGAACAAATTGAGGAAGAGAAATTTGAAGATTCTTTTACCCTTTTAATGTTGTCAGAGCGCAGCTCTCAGGAAATACATGCCGCATTAATCAATGTTTCAGAGGTTAGAGAAGTCATTGTGGACGAGAGAACCGGAATAGAAAATCCAGAAATGGCAAACTCATCTGCAACAGTAGAATCGGAAAAGGTTGAGTCAGTGAACCGTCAGCAAAATAAAGAAGATTCGAATGTGGCTAAGAAAAAACAACGCTCCAAATCCATTCGTGTAGATATAGATAAACTAGACCAGCTGATGAATTTATTCAGTGAATTAATTATTGATCGAGGAAGACTGGATCAGATTGCACGGAAATCTCAGCTTTCTGAATTGACTGAAACGGTTGAACACATGACGCGAATTTCAACCGATTTACAAGGACTCATATTGAATATGCGAATGGTCCAGGTTGAGCAAGTATTTAATCGTTTCCCTAGGATGATCCGAGACCTTGCCAAAGAATTGAATAAAAAAGTTCAATTAGTTATTGAAGGTTCAGAAACAGAATTAGATAGAACGGTGATTGATGAAATAGGCGATCCATTGGTACATTTACTAAGGAATGCCTTAGACCATGGACTTGAGACAGCAGAAGAGAGAGCTGCAACTAACAAAGTCGAAGAAGGAACCATTTCATTAAAAGCATATCAAAGTGGAAATCACGTATTTATTGAAGTTTCTGATGATGGAAAAGGTATCAATCGTGAAAAGGTATTAAACAAAGCAATTGAACGCGCAGTAGTTTCAGAGGCGGAAGCTAAAACTCTGACAGATCAACAGGTTTATTCATTACTATTCTCGTCAGGTTTTAGTACAGCTGATAAGATTTCAGACATTTCTGGCCGTGGTGTAGGTCTTGATGTAGTAAAAACGAAAATTGAATCATTAGGTGGTTTAATTACGATTGATTCTACCCCTGGTAATGGCTCTGTTTTTCATATCCAATTACCTCTGACTTTATCAATCATTTACGCGATGTTAGTGAAGGTGGAAGAAGAGACATTTGCTATTCCGTTTAACTCAATTGTGGAAATCACAACAGCTGATGAGAATCAAGTTACTACTCTTCAAGGTCAAAAAGTAATCCAATTTAGAGGACAGGTTGTTCCATTAGTATTCTTAAATGAAGTCCTGCAAGTTCCACCAACCAATGCATCGGTTGATAAGCAGCAACAATTTATTGTAATTGTTCGAAAGGGTAACCAAAGCAGAGGAATCGTTATTGATTCAGTGGTTGGGCAACAAGAAATTGTCTTAAAGTCATTAGGTGGATATTTAACAAACCTCCCTGTTATATCTGGTGCGACAATCCTTGGAAATGGCCAAGTAGCACTAATCATTGACTCGAATCAGTTTTTTTAA
- a CDS encoding methyl-accepting chemotaxis protein produces MEKIRNLSMGVKLWGSFIIVLLFLGSISIASYNKINTLSDHVGELGSTQVPVLEIIGNLKEEVTSIRMYASQHAYEQDASTKANLENYIKVEATKVRKNIKELQKLETTSENKKFLDEFSKDFEKYVAYTPDFFEKSKSNNYEEVHGKMGLLSALGGKTMVSLDHLSKSVKKTNDGIIEKADKDSSNAIIQIIVVSIIAMFFSILVAFLINNLIRRSVSGVVKNAEITTNSADEIKKSIDKTATSAQELEESMNKANDSVGELVASIQQVAGNTNVTASGVDEISAAVEQMSASINLVKGSADYLSSSAEETSSAIQEMMASIEQVAASTSNVNESVEKFSEAIEGMSESIKGVSEYAVSLTDTAEKTSETVEEMVVSIKQVAASAQTVNQLSKEVKDDAYKGTISLNETLNGMKEISYVIEQASDVMENLGKSSEEIGSIVAVIDDIADQTNLLALNAAIEAARAGEHGKGFAVVADEVRKLAERSAKATKEIASLVKGIQNETTVAVASIKEGADKVKVGNDLAEQTNQAIKKIAEGIAQVTDEMNQIAKATEEQTKNSEFITKAVESVTTQAVQMTQSAQEQTVTSEAIVKGIVDTKEQIQQISIATAEQAKGSHAIVTAIENVTNQSSSVTSATKEQALTAEEIVRNINSIKDMVQQMLIATNDQARYGQEIALEVANVQKQTEELNSSIETQTKEVDEVVLAITDVNSQIKKLK; encoded by the coding sequence TTGGAGAAAATAAGAAATTTATCAATGGGTGTTAAGCTCTGGGGCAGTTTTATTATTGTACTGTTATTTTTGGGATCTATTTCTATCGCTTCATATAATAAGATTAATACATTAAGTGATCATGTCGGTGAATTGGGCAGTACCCAAGTACCAGTTCTAGAAATCATCGGAAATTTAAAAGAAGAAGTAACAAGTATTAGAATGTATGCCTCTCAGCATGCCTATGAACAAGATGCTTCAACCAAAGCTAACCTTGAAAATTATATTAAAGTAGAAGCAACAAAAGTAAGAAAAAATATTAAAGAGTTACAAAAACTAGAAACTACATCAGAAAACAAAAAGTTTTTAGATGAGTTTAGTAAAGATTTTGAAAAATATGTAGCCTATACTCCTGACTTTTTTGAAAAATCAAAGAGTAATAATTATGAAGAAGTACACGGGAAGATGGGACTATTATCAGCTCTTGGCGGTAAAACAATGGTTTCCCTTGATCATTTGTCAAAGAGTGTCAAAAAGACAAATGATGGAATCATTGAAAAGGCAGATAAGGATTCATCAAATGCTATTATTCAAATCATTGTGGTTTCGATTATTGCTATGTTCTTTAGTATATTGGTTGCATTTCTTATTAATAACCTCATTAGACGGTCGGTGTCTGGAGTGGTTAAAAATGCAGAGATTACCACGAATTCTGCTGACGAAATAAAAAAATCAATCGATAAGACAGCAACAAGTGCACAAGAGTTAGAAGAATCTATGAATAAAGCGAACGATTCAGTAGGGGAACTGGTAGCTTCTATTCAACAAGTGGCTGGTAATACCAATGTAACTGCCTCGGGTGTCGATGAAATTTCTGCTGCTGTTGAGCAAATGAGCGCCTCCATTAATTTAGTTAAAGGAAGTGCTGATTATTTGTCATCTTCAGCTGAGGAGACTTCTTCTGCTATCCAGGAAATGATGGCTTCTATTGAACAGGTTGCTGCAAGTACAAGTAATGTGAATGAAAGTGTAGAAAAATTCTCAGAAGCGATTGAGGGAATGAGTGAATCAATTAAAGGAGTCAGTGAATATGCAGTTAGTTTAACCGATACTGCTGAAAAAACTTCTGAAACCGTTGAGGAAATGGTTGTTTCCATTAAGCAGGTGGCTGCAAGTGCACAAACAGTTAACCAGCTAAGTAAAGAAGTAAAAGATGACGCATATAAAGGAACAATCTCTTTAAATGAAACCCTAAATGGAATGAAAGAGATTTCTTATGTGATTGAACAAGCTAGTGATGTAATGGAGAACTTAGGTAAAAGTTCGGAGGAGATTGGAAGTATCGTTGCTGTAATTGATGATATTGCTGATCAAACAAATTTATTAGCACTTAATGCAGCAATTGAAGCAGCGCGTGCGGGTGAACATGGTAAGGGATTTGCGGTAGTAGCCGATGAAGTACGTAAGCTTGCAGAGAGATCGGCAAAAGCAACAAAAGAAATTGCAAGCCTAGTAAAAGGCATTCAAAATGAAACGACTGTAGCTGTAGCCTCTATTAAAGAGGGCGCTGATAAGGTAAAAGTAGGAAATGACCTAGCTGAACAAACTAATCAGGCAATTAAGAAAATAGCAGAAGGTATTGCGCAAGTAACAGATGAAATGAATCAAATCGCTAAAGCGACGGAAGAACAAACGAAGAATAGTGAATTTATTACTAAAGCGGTAGAAAGTGTTACGACTCAGGCTGTTCAAATGACTCAATCAGCACAAGAACAAACGGTTACTTCTGAAGCAATTGTTAAAGGGATTGTCGATACAAAAGAACAAATCCAACAAATTTCAATTGCAACAGCTGAACAAGCAAAAGGAAGCCATGCAATCGTAACAGCCATTGAAAATGTGACTAACCAATCTAGTTCAGTGACAAGTGCAACAAAAGAACAAGCATTAACTGCTGAAGAAATTGTACGAAATATTAACAGTATTAAAGATATGGTTCAACAAATGCTAATTGCAACAAATGACCAAGCAAGATATGGACAGGAGATTGCATTAGAGGTAGCAAATGTTCAAAAACAAACCGAAGAGTTGAATTCAAGCATCGAAACGCAAACAAAAGAAGTCGATGAGGTAGTACTAGCAATTACAGATGTAAACTCACAGATTAAGAAACTAAAATAA
- a CDS encoding response regulator, with protein sequence MARVLIVDDAAFMRMMLKDILTKNGLEVVGEAVNGADAVDKYRELNPDIVTMDITMPEKDGISAVKEIRALHPQAKIIMCSAMGQQPMVLEAIQAGAKDFVVKPFQPDRVMESIKKVLGS encoded by the coding sequence ATGGCTAGGGTATTAATCGTTGATGATGCAGCATTTATGCGTATGATGTTAAAAGATATATTGACTAAGAATGGGCTTGAGGTTGTTGGTGAAGCAGTAAATGGAGCTGACGCCGTAGATAAATACCGTGAACTTAATCCTGATATTGTGACAATGGATATTACAATGCCAGAAAAAGATGGAATTAGTGCTGTTAAGGAAATCAGAGCTTTACACCCGCAAGCTAAAATCATTATGTGCTCAGCAATGGGGCAGCAGCCAATGGTATTAGAAGCTATTCAAGCTGGGGCAAAAGATTTTGTAGTGAAACCTTTCCAACCTGACAGAGTAATGGAATCAATTAAAAAAGTTTTAGGCAGCTAA
- the fliY gene encoding flagellar motor switch phosphatase FliY yields the protein MNEGLLSQEEINALFNQMNETPSLSIDDFLSSLEQDALGEIGNIALGSSTTALSSLLNQRVEITTPTLAVIEQEKMEELIREKHVAVHVDYTEGIRGKNLLMIKENDAKIIANLMMGGDGTSLEPELSELHLSAVQEAMNQMMGSAATSMSTIFSQKVDISPPIIDVLGFPPKKLEDLEDDIILEISFRLKVGSLIDSNMIQFIPLSFGKDMIQKIMSPSKPAEPSVKIEKVATPAPSQPVSMQEVPSAHYQEQVVSQNSTQQTSFNANVQKVEYSTFTETRSSDAHPGNIDMLFDIPLEITVELGRTKMQIRKILELGPGAVIQLDKLAGEPVDILANHKLIAKGEVVVIEESFGVRITDIISQIDRITNMTN from the coding sequence ATGAACGAGGGGTTATTATCTCAAGAAGAGATCAACGCACTGTTTAATCAAATGAACGAGACACCTAGCTTGTCTATAGATGATTTTTTGAGTTCCTTGGAGCAGGACGCTTTAGGAGAGATTGGAAACATTGCACTAGGGAGCTCTACTACCGCGTTATCTTCACTGCTGAACCAACGGGTAGAAATTACCACACCTACACTGGCTGTGATTGAGCAGGAGAAAATGGAAGAGTTAATAAGAGAAAAGCATGTAGCAGTACATGTGGATTATACAGAGGGCATCCGTGGTAAAAATTTGTTAATGATCAAAGAGAACGATGCTAAGATTATAGCCAATTTGATGATGGGTGGTGATGGCACTTCCCTTGAACCTGAACTATCTGAACTTCATCTAAGTGCCGTTCAGGAAGCGATGAACCAAATGATGGGTTCTGCTGCTACATCAATGTCCACCATATTTAGCCAGAAGGTGGATATCTCGCCACCAATAATTGATGTACTTGGATTTCCACCTAAAAAATTAGAAGATCTTGAAGATGATATAATTTTAGAAATATCTTTCCGCTTGAAGGTTGGAAGTTTAATTGATTCCAATATGATTCAATTTATTCCTTTGTCCTTTGGAAAGGATATGATCCAAAAAATTATGTCACCAAGTAAGCCTGCGGAACCAAGTGTGAAGATTGAGAAAGTAGCAACTCCAGCACCTAGTCAACCGGTTTCGATGCAAGAAGTTCCTTCTGCACATTATCAAGAACAGGTTGTTTCACAAAACAGTACTCAGCAAACCTCATTCAATGCGAATGTTCAAAAAGTTGAGTACAGTACCTTTACCGAAACTAGATCTAGTGATGCTCATCCTGGAAATATTGATATGTTATTTGATATTCCACTTGAAATAACAGTTGAGTTAGGGCGTACAAAAATGCAAATCCGCAAAATTTTGGAGTTGGGTCCTGGCGCTGTTATTCAATTAGATAAATTGGCAGGAGAACCTGTGGATATTCTTGCAAATCATAAGTTGATTGCCAAGGGTGAAGTGGTCGTAATAGAAGAAAGCTTTGGAGTGCGAATTACAGATATTATCAGCCAAATTGACCGTATTACTAATATGACCAATTAA
- the fliM gene encoding flagellar motor switch protein FliM — protein sequence MADVLSQQEIDALLSALNNGEIQASDVTVKDEKVKLYDFKRAMRYSKEQLRSITRIHENFTRLLTSYLSAQLRTYVQIQIDLVDQVNYQEYIASIPSRTILNVFEVQPMDGKMVMEMNPMVAYAILERLLGGQGDSSSRNGSLTEIETVLLQKIFSRASDIYQNAWKNIENMKVRSEAIESNPQFIQISSPNDTVIVIALHTTIGEITGRMTLCIPHLIVEPVLPKLSTHQWLSTMSKTSVPQQDKIKQNLDTVGVPVIAELGRATLPISELYNLQVGDVIGIETGKIQVKVDQVTRFIGNPGLQKGRYAVQIEETIDSEGDDI from the coding sequence TTGGCAGATGTATTATCACAACAAGAGATCGATGCCCTGTTATCCGCCTTAAATAATGGTGAAATACAAGCGTCCGATGTAACGGTTAAAGATGAAAAAGTAAAACTATATGACTTCAAACGTGCCATGCGTTATTCCAAGGAACAGCTGAGAAGTATTACGAGAATTCATGAGAATTTTACTAGATTGCTAACTTCTTATCTTTCAGCCCAACTTAGAACCTACGTTCAAATTCAAATAGATCTGGTAGACCAAGTAAACTACCAAGAATATATCGCGTCTATCCCCTCGCGTACAATTTTGAACGTATTTGAAGTTCAACCGATGGATGGAAAAATGGTAATGGAAATGAATCCTATGGTAGCCTACGCAATTTTAGAACGATTGCTGGGAGGACAAGGGGATTCATCATCACGTAACGGGTCATTAACTGAGATAGAAACTGTACTTTTACAAAAAATATTTTCAAGAGCATCAGACATATATCAAAATGCGTGGAAAAATATTGAAAATATGAAAGTAAGATCGGAAGCGATTGAATCAAATCCGCAATTTATCCAAATTTCTTCTCCAAATGATACAGTAATTGTTATAGCTCTCCACACCACTATTGGAGAAATAACAGGAAGAATGACTTTATGTATACCACATCTAATTGTGGAACCTGTTTTGCCAAAATTATCAACACATCAATGGCTTTCTACGATGTCGAAAACAAGTGTACCTCAGCAGGATAAAATTAAGCAAAACCTGGACACAGTAGGTGTACCCGTTATTGCAGAGCTAGGAAGGGCTACATTACCGATATCCGAACTCTACAACCTGCAGGTTGGAGATGTGATTGGTATTGAAACTGGAAAAATTCAAGTCAAGGTGGATCAAGTGACTAGATTTATAGGCAATCCGGGTCTTCAAAAAGGACGTTATGCTGTCCAAATCGAAGAAACAATCGACTCTGAAGGAGATGACATATAA
- a CDS encoding flagellar hook-basal body complex protein, translating to MLKSLYSGVSGMKGFQTKLDIIGNNVANVNTVGFKKSRVMFQDIINQNISGATAPTTKSGGINPQQVGLGTKIGSIDTVHTPGSPMTTNVGTDLAIDGDAFFVVSPETPGTDVPTYLTKAGNFTRDTNGFLVNSNGFFVNGVVVGGDGKPQNAEIKIVADELNLDKDGKTQKFTSFSIDSNGYINVVREDGESGKLAMDSAGKYYLSTNENSIENISLATAVVPNPAGLKKIGNTMFEGTGNSGDITPDRIENNKGGTVNAGILEMSNVDLTEEFTEMIVAQRGFQANARTITTSDSILEEVVNLKR from the coding sequence ATGTTAAAGTCGCTTTACTCTGGGGTTTCTGGAATGAAAGGTTTTCAAACGAAACTTGATATCATTGGTAATAACGTTGCCAATGTCAATACAGTCGGATTTAAAAAGAGCCGTGTAATGTTTCAAGATATTATTAATCAAAATATTTCTGGAGCTACTGCACCGACTACCAAAAGTGGAGGAATCAATCCACAACAAGTGGGGCTTGGAACAAAGATAGGGTCTATCGATACCGTTCATACTCCAGGAAGCCCAATGACAACTAATGTTGGAACGGATTTAGCGATTGACGGAGATGCTTTTTTTGTGGTGAGCCCTGAAACACCTGGTACAGATGTCCCTACATACTTAACAAAGGCTGGAAACTTTACTCGAGATACGAATGGTTTCTTAGTTAATTCAAATGGCTTCTTTGTAAATGGTGTAGTGGTCGGTGGCGATGGAAAACCGCAAAATGCAGAAATAAAGATTGTAGCGGATGAATTGAATCTTGATAAAGACGGAAAAACACAGAAATTCACTTCATTTTCCATCGATTCTAATGGCTATATAAATGTTGTGCGAGAAGATGGGGAAAGTGGAAAATTAGCAATGGACAGTGCAGGTAAATACTACTTGAGCACTAATGAGAATTCAATTGAGAATATATCATTAGCAACCGCTGTCGTTCCAAACCCTGCAGGCTTAAAGAAAATAGGTAACACAATGTTTGAGGGAACAGGAAATTCTGGCGATATTACACCTGACAGGATTGAAAATAATAAAGGTGGAACAGTTAATGCAGGAATTCTTGAGATGTCCAACGTTGATTTAACAGAAGAATTTACGGAAATGATCGTTGCACAACGTGGATTCCAAGCAAATGCTAGAACAATAACTACTTCCGATTCTATTTTAGAAGAAGTAGTAAACTTAAAACGATAA